A region from the Citrobacter telavivensis genome encodes:
- a CDS encoding DUF4102 domain-containing protein, whose amino-acid sequence MTISDSYLKSCLGRERDKVEEKADRDGLWVRISKKGAVTFFYRFRFLGKQDKMTIGSYPEFGLKAARDEVTKWAAILARGENPRIRQNLDKAKINSQYTFEELFREWHSMVCIQKETSGQILRTFELHVFPKLGKYPAHQLTLHNWLTVLDRLAQGYSEITRRVISNGRQCYSWAVKRQLLEVNPLSEMSGRDFGIQKQMGERTLDRKELAIVWRAIEDSRLIERNKILYKLSLVWACRVGELRQAEVSHFDFEEGTWTVPWENHKTGRKSKKPIIRPIIPEMLPLIKRAIDLAPGRFVFSKYEDKPMSEGFHMSISSNLVKFMLKAYNEQVPHFTIHDLRRTARTNFSELTEPHIAEMMLGHKLPGVWSVYDKHTYIEEMREAYSKWWARLMSIIEPDVLEFTPRQTG is encoded by the coding sequence ATGACTATTTCAGATAGTTATCTAAAGTCGTGCCTGGGGCGCGAACGCGATAAAGTTGAAGAGAAGGCAGACCGGGACGGTCTGTGGGTGCGCATTTCTAAGAAAGGTGCCGTTACCTTTTTCTACCGATTCCGCTTCCTGGGAAAACAAGACAAGATGACGATCGGCAGCTACCCGGAATTCGGGTTGAAAGCCGCGCGCGACGAAGTGACGAAGTGGGCCGCTATTCTTGCCCGCGGCGAGAATCCGCGCATCAGGCAAAATCTCGACAAAGCCAAAATTAACAGTCAGTACACATTCGAAGAGCTTTTCCGCGAATGGCATTCTATGGTCTGCATTCAGAAAGAGACCTCCGGGCAAATACTGCGTACGTTCGAGCTTCACGTCTTCCCTAAGCTTGGGAAATATCCGGCGCATCAGTTGACGCTTCACAACTGGCTTACGGTTCTGGACCGGCTGGCGCAAGGGTACAGCGAGATCACCCGGCGCGTAATAAGTAACGGTCGGCAGTGCTATTCGTGGGCGGTTAAACGCCAGTTGCTGGAGGTGAACCCGTTGTCAGAGATGTCTGGCCGTGATTTCGGTATCCAGAAACAAATGGGTGAACGAACCCTGGACAGAAAAGAACTGGCGATTGTCTGGCGAGCAATAGAGGATTCCCGTCTTATTGAGCGAAATAAAATTCTTTATAAATTGTCCCTGGTCTGGGCGTGCAGGGTAGGCGAACTCCGGCAGGCTGAAGTTTCGCATTTCGATTTTGAGGAAGGCACCTGGACCGTACCATGGGAAAATCACAAAACAGGACGGAAAAGTAAGAAGCCTATAATCCGCCCAATCATCCCTGAGATGCTCCCGCTGATAAAGCGGGCTATTGATCTGGCACCGGGCCGTTTTGTTTTCTCGAAATACGAAGACAAGCCGATGAGCGAGGGATTCCACATGAGCATCAGCAGCAACCTGGTGAAATTCATGTTGAAGGCCTATAACGAGCAGGTGCCGCATTTTACTATTCATGATCTGCGCCGGACAGCACGAACGAATTTTTCTGAACTGACGGAACCACACATCGCCGAGATGATGCTGGGCCATAAACTACCTGGTGTGTGGTCGGTGTACGATAAGCACACCTATATCGAGGAGATGAGAGAGGCGTACAGTAAATGGTGGGCCCGACTGATGAGCATCATCGAGCCCGATGTTCTGGAGTTCACGCCACGTCAGACCGGATGA
- the xis gene encoding excisionase Xis, which yields MSEKIEDFDLMSTREICCQLRISARTLERYRKRPSDSNPFPEPDCSYMGGSNKWLKTKVHEWQVREMSRPVRRPMSHLNLQRDSKGRIIRSDVA from the coding sequence ATGAGCGAAAAAATTGAAGACTTCGATCTGATGAGCACACGCGAAATTTGCTGCCAGTTGCGGATCTCCGCCAGAACACTGGAGCGTTATCGTAAGCGACCGAGCGACAGCAATCCTTTCCCTGAACCAGACTGTTCATACATGGGGGGATCCAACAAATGGCTGAAAACCAAAGTTCACGAGTGGCAAGTCAGAGAAATGTCACGTCCAGTACGGCGCCCAATGTCGCATCTGAATCTTCAGCGTGACAGCAAAGGTCGGATCATCCGGTCTGACGTGGCGTGA
- a CDS encoding DUF4060 family protein, translating to MRLINRSKQSPLGRRACDAALTKHVERYGDYGRSDRKETYTVNVDGVKIWVEVVNRHKSYVATAMTGMRRLRTLPGRFN from the coding sequence ATGCGCCTTATCAATCGCAGTAAACAATCACCATTGGGCCGCCGGGCATGTGATGCAGCACTGACAAAGCATGTTGAACGATACGGTGACTATGGTCGCAGCGACAGGAAGGAAACATACACAGTGAACGTGGACGGCGTGAAGATCTGGGTAGAAGTGGTCAACCGTCATAAGAGTTATGTGGCAACCGCTATGACTGGCATGCGCCGCCTGAGAACTCTGCCTGGTCGGTTTAACTGA
- a CDS encoding enterohemolysin has translation MENKNITVADQNAVVNSNIALFDSQYLNAISAFAQMMSQGAATVPRHLQGNAADCMAVAMQAAQWQMNPFAVAQKTHLINGVLGYEAQLVNAVISRSGVLASRFEYEWYGPWEKVIGKFNIRKGEKGEYRVPGWTMADEEGIGIIIKARLKGEDQPRELDLLLAQARVRNSTLWADDPRQQLAYLAVKRWARLFCPDVILGVYTPDELDEREEKIINPDQSTQSITMQDINADNLQTTSTQEADVNIDDTAEKFRARIDSAETLEDATAVGNDINTAKPALGTALFTELKNKATRRYHLVKHRAMLDEAINGLPQPGTPDAAACFEVVEKKLSAAKRHLGDELHDKYRITLDDMKPEYIG, from the coding sequence ATGGAAAACAAAAACATAACTGTTGCCGATCAGAATGCAGTAGTTAACTCAAATATTGCTTTGTTTGACTCGCAGTATCTGAACGCTATCAGTGCATTCGCTCAGATGATGTCCCAGGGTGCTGCAACGGTTCCTCGCCATCTGCAGGGCAATGCAGCAGATTGCATGGCAGTAGCTATGCAGGCCGCACAATGGCAGATGAATCCTTTCGCTGTGGCGCAGAAAACGCACCTGATCAATGGCGTTCTGGGTTACGAAGCACAACTGGTTAACGCAGTTATTTCCCGCAGTGGCGTACTGGCAAGCCGTTTTGAATATGAATGGTATGGCCCATGGGAAAAGGTCATCGGCAAGTTCAACATCAGAAAAGGTGAAAAAGGCGAATATCGCGTACCGGGTTGGACAATGGCTGATGAAGAAGGTATCGGCATCATTATCAAAGCGCGCCTGAAAGGTGAGGATCAACCGCGAGAACTCGACCTGTTGCTTGCTCAGGCACGCGTTCGTAATTCCACTCTCTGGGCTGACGATCCGCGCCAGCAACTTGCTTACCTCGCAGTGAAGCGCTGGGCTCGCCTTTTCTGCCCTGACGTCATTCTTGGCGTCTATACGCCAGACGAACTCGATGAGCGGGAAGAGAAGATTATCAACCCCGACCAGAGCACCCAAAGCATCACCATGCAGGATATTAATGCCGATAACCTGCAGACCACCAGTACGCAGGAAGCTGATGTAAACATCGATGATACGGCAGAGAAATTCCGTGCGCGCATTGATTCGGCTGAGACGCTGGAAGATGCAACCGCTGTGGGAAACGATATCAATACGGCAAAACCTGCATTAGGTACGGCACTGTTCACTGAGTTGAAAAATAAAGCTACCCGCCGTTATCACCTGGTTAAGCATCGCGCCATGCTTGATGAAGCAATCAACGGTCTGCCACAGCCTGGCACACCAGACGCTGCAGCATGCTTTGAAGTGGTAGAGAAAAAACTCTCCGCAGCGAAACGGCATCTTGGCGACGAACTGCACGATAAGTACCGCATAACTCTTGACGACATGAAACCGGAATACATCGGCTAA